In Acidianus brierleyi, one genomic interval encodes:
- a CDS encoding Rqc2 family fibronectin-binding protein produces the protein MALKLTRKNSMTYFDLLAWIVENSNQINCRIDNIYSTAIHNLFIFKLHCSSSTKDLIIEPGKRIHFSKYDREKIFDTKARILRELIRDSIIKKVEILDEERIIRLELSNDKVVYVELLPRGLLVITDINNKILFSTEYKEFKDRIIKPGSIYTAPPKIQINKEDLEKNIKKGNISKILGVPQEIVTALDIKISSIENLEEAKERINKLIDEIKSGKIQPCVSNTNVMPIEFNGCEKRASFNDALDDYFTNLEKEETSIKRSEKIEEEKKKLEITISQVAQAIEEDRKKEEELRKIGKIIMENYDKIEKEIERNTKRFTININNVEIELDPKISVLKNASKYFDEAKIYSQKAKKAEETLESLKKKLSDINSQIEKKNEESASIFKKREWYEKYRWAFTRNGYLVIAGKDQDQNESLVRKLLDEKDIFMHANIQGASATIIKNPVNIDESDLKDAALIAACYSKAWKIGLGAVDVFWVYGNQVSKSPPTGEYLPKGSFMIYGKKNFINSVKLELAIGICRNDNIFNIVVGSEDVISQKCKIYALLIPGNEDPSKISERLAKIFSKKLSLSSKLLQSEISKLLPGKCTIRKIEEAKDKSETSLSNNNP, from the coding sequence ATGGCTTTAAAGTTAACAAGAAAAAATTCTATGACATATTTTGATTTATTGGCATGGATAGTAGAGAATTCCAATCAAATCAATTGCAGAATAGATAACATATATTCTACTGCAATACACAATTTATTTATTTTCAAATTACATTGTAGCTCTTCTACTAAAGATCTTATAATTGAACCAGGAAAAAGAATACACTTTAGTAAATACGATAGAGAAAAAATATTTGACACAAAAGCCAGAATATTAAGAGAACTAATAAGAGATAGTATAATTAAAAAAGTAGAAATTTTAGATGAAGAAAGAATAATTAGGCTAGAACTTAGTAATGATAAAGTCGTCTATGTTGAACTTTTACCTAGAGGATTATTAGTAATTACTGATATAAACAATAAGATATTATTTTCTACTGAATATAAAGAATTCAAAGATAGAATAATTAAACCTGGATCCATTTATACTGCACCGCCTAAAATACAAATAAATAAAGAAGATTTAGAAAAAAATATTAAAAAAGGAAATATATCAAAAATTTTAGGAGTACCACAAGAAATAGTAACAGCATTAGATATAAAGATATCATCGATAGAGAATTTAGAGGAGGCTAAAGAAAGAATAAATAAACTTATTGACGAAATAAAAAGTGGTAAAATTCAGCCTTGTGTAAGTAATACTAATGTCATGCCAATAGAATTTAATGGATGTGAAAAAAGAGCTAGTTTTAATGATGCGTTAGACGATTATTTTACAAATTTAGAAAAAGAGGAGACAAGTATAAAAAGATCTGAAAAAATAGAAGAAGAAAAAAAGAAGCTTGAAATAACAATTTCTCAAGTTGCTCAGGCAATTGAAGAGGATAGGAAAAAAGAAGAAGAACTACGAAAAATTGGTAAAATAATAATGGAAAACTATGATAAGATCGAAAAAGAAATAGAAAGAAATACAAAAAGATTTACTATAAATATAAATAATGTGGAAATTGAATTAGATCCAAAGATTTCAGTTTTAAAAAACGCATCAAAATATTTTGATGAAGCTAAAATATATTCTCAGAAGGCTAAAAAAGCAGAAGAAACTCTAGAAAGTTTAAAGAAAAAATTATCAGATATTAATAGCCAGATAGAGAAAAAAAACGAAGAATCTGCGTCGATTTTCAAAAAAAGGGAGTGGTATGAAAAATATAGATGGGCATTTACTAGAAACGGCTATCTTGTAATAGCTGGGAAAGATCAGGATCAGAATGAGAGTCTAGTTAGAAAGCTTCTTGATGAAAAAGATATATTTATGCACGCCAATATTCAAGGTGCATCAGCAACTATAATTAAAAATCCAGTAAATATAGATGAAAGCGATCTTAAAGACGCTGCTCTAATAGCAGCGTGCTATTCTAAAGCTTGGAAAATTGGATTAGGCGCAGTTGATGTATTCTGGGTTTATGGAAATCAAGTATCTAAATCACCACCAACTGGAGAATATTTACCTAAAGGATCGTTTATGATATATGGAAAGAAAAATTTTATAAATAGTGTAAAACTGGAATTGGCTATAGGAATATGTAGAAACGATAATATTTTTAACATAGTAGTAGGTTCGGAAGATGTAATTTCGCAAAAATGTAAAATCTATGCTTTACTTATACCAGGAAATGAAGATCCTTCTAAAATTTCAGAAAGATTGGCAAAGATATTTTCTAAGAAACTTTCTCTAAGTTCTAAATTATTACAGTCTGAAATCTCTAAACTATTGCCTGGCAAATGTACTATAAGAAAAATAGAAGAAGCTAAAGACAAATCCGAAACTTCATTAAGCAATAATAACCCATGA